In Candidatus Nitronauta litoralis, one DNA window encodes the following:
- a CDS encoding phosphatidylserine decarboxylase family protein, giving the protein MRIPIAGDGYRFILPLLAVTVLFFWLNWIIPAGLSFLALLFVVNFFRDPERQIPTEPGLVVSPADGKVVEIQDDTDPLLTQPSVRISVFLNVFNVHVNRVPVPGRILAIRYNKGKFLNAASHKASLDNEQNALLIETGPHSVLVKQIAGLIARRIVCWVREGQTMETGERFGLIRFGSRTDIFLPADSKIDVKIGDHVKGGSSILGKLPEGS; this is encoded by the coding sequence ATGCGTATTCCTATCGCCGGTGATGGCTACCGTTTTATTCTGCCACTTCTTGCAGTCACAGTTCTGTTCTTTTGGTTGAACTGGATCATCCCTGCAGGTTTAAGTTTCCTGGCTCTGCTGTTCGTGGTGAACTTTTTTCGTGATCCGGAGCGGCAGATCCCCACTGAGCCAGGTCTGGTTGTTTCTCCGGCAGACGGCAAGGTGGTCGAAATCCAGGACGATACTGACCCTCTATTAACCCAGCCTTCGGTCAGAATCAGCGTTTTTCTCAATGTGTTTAATGTTCATGTTAATCGAGTCCCGGTTCCAGGCAGAATTCTGGCAATACGGTATAATAAAGGGAAGTTCCTGAATGCCGCCAGTCATAAGGCATCTCTGGATAACGAGCAAAACGCTCTGTTAATTGAAACCGGCCCCCACTCTGTACTTGTGAAACAAATAGCTGGGTTAATTGCAAGGCGTATAGTCTGTTGGGTTCGGGAAGGCCAAACGATGGAAACGGGGGAACGCTTTGGCCTCATCAGATTTGGGTCGCGAACCGACATTTTCTTACCTGCCGATTCTAAAATTGATGTAAAAATTGGCGATCACGTAAAAGGTGGTAGC
- the ilvC gene encoding ketol-acid reductoisomerase — MGKAYYNKDADIKILKKKTIAIIGYGSQGHAHARNLHDSGLKVIVGLRKESKYWKRAQNDGLTVKTVAEAAKAADIMMILVPDDKQRALYVSEIEPYLKKGNAIAFGHGFNIHFGQVVPPENVDVFMVAPKGPGHLVRRTYEQGAGVPCLMAIHQDATKNAKKIALAYAKGIGGTRAGVLETTFREETETDLFGEQAVLCGGVTELIRAGFDTLVDAGYNPELAYFECLHELKLIVDLIYEGGIGNMRYSISTTAAYGDVTRGPRIITEETRKEMKKILGEIQSGEFAREFILENQANQPVMNAKMKRDSEHTIEVVGEKLRKMMPFVGKKLQ; from the coding sequence TCAAAATTCTTAAAAAGAAAACTATCGCCATCATCGGTTATGGTAGCCAGGGGCATGCCCACGCACGTAACCTTCATGACAGTGGACTGAAAGTCATCGTTGGCCTACGTAAGGAAAGTAAGTATTGGAAACGCGCGCAGAATGACGGCCTGACTGTTAAAACCGTCGCAGAAGCAGCTAAAGCGGCCGATATCATGATGATTCTTGTGCCGGACGACAAACAACGCGCACTTTATGTTTCCGAGATTGAACCGTATCTTAAAAAGGGAAATGCTATCGCCTTTGGACATGGTTTCAATATTCATTTTGGTCAAGTTGTCCCACCCGAAAATGTTGATGTATTCATGGTAGCTCCCAAGGGTCCCGGACATCTGGTTAGAAGAACGTACGAGCAAGGAGCCGGTGTTCCATGCCTTATGGCCATTCACCAGGATGCGACCAAAAATGCCAAGAAAATCGCCCTCGCCTATGCCAAGGGAATCGGCGGAACGCGTGCCGGAGTTCTTGAAACAACTTTCCGTGAAGAGACCGAAACCGATCTTTTCGGAGAACAGGCTGTTCTTTGCGGAGGTGTTACTGAACTTATCCGCGCTGGATTCGACACCCTTGTAGACGCCGGGTATAATCCCGAACTGGCATACTTTGAATGCCTGCATGAACTCAAACTTATTGTCGACCTGATTTATGAAGGAGGTATTGGCAATATGCGTTATTCGATCAGTACCACCGCAGCATATGGAGATGTGACCAGGGGACCGAGGATTATCACTGAAGAAACCCGCAAGGAGATGAAGAAAATCCTGGGTGAAATTCAGAGCGGTGAATTCGCCCGCGAGTTCATTCTGGAAAATCAGGCCAACCAGCCCGTTATGAACGCCAAGATGAAACGGGATTCAGAGCATACCATCGAAGTGGTCGGAGAAAAATTACGCAAAATGATGCCGTTCGTCGGCAAAAAACTTCAGTAA